Proteins encoded by one window of Panicum virgatum strain AP13 chromosome 7N, P.virgatum_v5, whole genome shotgun sequence:
- the LOC120681606 gene encoding uncharacterized protein LOC120681606 isoform X4 encodes MASEGDKDAPSEALSMEQSSTTGAKRKRGRPRKYEYPVYDVPQKAQPIQGAPPLRCTQDGLSIRQDGLQASHTSGKDDVLGKHFVGKLTKKIPGFALITVKVKDNQVLKGWVPDENNLRPITHKDDLAPELPMLRPSQVRKRASTILMQAAPPVPIHLEDVTLAKPLQMRRPAEKTIAKHTVPLAPRPYMGSAVLAAVPVSISPSNPEMRTLAKQDTEPVIPQSVAAVPIKSARPVLVPCKQVDNQNELAGKKSVNEFQKDLESSNETESSVIGEKTNTALVDVVVKDSPEGRQLLNVQVMDVVKETSGQTQNVDATITDEIKITSGVGDQPNSANSEQQSSKEPSDITEQSERMKTETSVLKGVDGLKSGASDGVHPAHDEHEMKVDSK; translated from the exons ATGGCATCAGAAGGGGATAAAGATGCACCTAGTGAAGCTCTGTCCATGGAGCAGTCATCAACTACTGGTGCAAAGCGCAAGCGGGGTCGCCCAAGGAAGTACGAGTACCCAGTATATGATGTACCACAAAAGGCACAACCCATTCAGGGTGCCCCACCTCTTCGCTGCACACAAGATGGCTTGAGTATTCGACAGGATGGGCTGCAGGCCAGCCATACATCAG GAAAGGATGACGTTCTTGGCAAGCATTTTGTTGGCAAGCTGACAAAGAAAATTCCTGGATTTGCCCTCATTACGGTAAAAGTGAAGGACAATCAGGTGCTCAAAGGTTGGGTTCCAGATGAAAATAATCTCCGTCCAATAACTCATAAGGATGACCTTGCCCCAGAGCTCCCCATGCTTCGACCAAGCCAAGTTCGAAAGCGAGCTTCAACAATCCTCATGCAAGCAGCTCCTCCTGTGCCAATCCACTTGGAGGACGTTACACTTGCAAAGCCTCTGCAGATGAGGAGGCCTGCTGAGAAAACTATTGCTAAGCACACTGTCCCTCTTGCTCCAAGGCCTTACATGGGTTCTGCTGTTCTAGCAGCAGTGCCTGTATCAATTTCACCCAGTAATCCTGAAATGAGAACTTTGGCCAAGCAGGATACTGAACCTGTGATCCCTCAATCAGTTGCTGCCGTGCCAATTAAATCCGCTCGTCCTGTATTGGTACCATGCAAACAAGTGGATAATCAAAATGAACTTGCTGGAAAGAAGTCTGTCAATGAGTTTCAGAAAGATTTGGAGTCTTCAAATGAAACGGAGTCATCAG TGATAGGTGAAAAAACAAACACTGCTCTTGTGGATGTAGTAGTCAAGGATTCTCCAG AGGGAAGGCAACTGCTTAATGTTCAAGTAATGGATGTGGTTAAGGAAACTTCTG GCCAAACTCAGAATGTTGATGCAACAATTACTGATGAGATCAAGATAACATCAG GCGTCGGAGATCAACCAAATTCTGCAAATAGTGAGCAGCAGAGTTCTAAGGAGCCATCAG ATATTACGGAACAATCTGAGCGGATGAAGACAGAGACCAGTGTCCTGAAAGGAGTTGATGGCTTAAAGTCAGGCGCCTCAG ATGGTGTTCACCCTGCGCATGATGAACATGAAATGAAGGTTGACAGCAAATGA
- the LOC120681606 gene encoding uncharacterized protein LOC120681606 isoform X3: protein MASEGDKDAPSEALSMEQSSTTGAKRKRGRPRKYEYPVYDVPQKAQPIQGAPPLRCTQDGLSIRQDGLQASHTSGGSAHGKDDVLGKHFVGKLTKKIPGFALITVKVKDNQVLKGWVPDENNLRPITHKDDLAPELPMLRPSQVRKRASTILMQAAPPVPIHLEDVTLAKPLQMRRPAEKTIAKHTVPLAPRPYMGSAVLAAVPVSISPSNPEMRTLAKQDTEPVIPQSVAAVPIKSARPVLVPCKQVDNQNELAGKKSVNEFQKDLESSNETESSVIGEKTNTALVDVVVKDSPEGRQLLNVQVMDVVKETSGQTQNVDATITDEIKITSGVGDQPNSANSEQQSSKEPSDITEQSERMKTETSVLKGVDGLKSGASDGVHPAHDEHEMKVDSK from the exons ATGGCATCAGAAGGGGATAAAGATGCACCTAGTGAAGCTCTGTCCATGGAGCAGTCATCAACTACTGGTGCAAAGCGCAAGCGGGGTCGCCCAAGGAAGTACGAGTACCCAGTATATGATGTACCACAAAAGGCACAACCCATTCAGGGTGCCCCACCTCTTCGCTGCACACAAGATGGCTTGAGTATTCGACAGGATGGGCTGCAGGCCAGCCATACATCAGGTGGCAGTGCTCATG GAAAGGATGACGTTCTTGGCAAGCATTTTGTTGGCAAGCTGACAAAGAAAATTCCTGGATTTGCCCTCATTACGGTAAAAGTGAAGGACAATCAGGTGCTCAAAGGTTGGGTTCCAGATGAAAATAATCTCCGTCCAATAACTCATAAGGATGACCTTGCCCCAGAGCTCCCCATGCTTCGACCAAGCCAAGTTCGAAAGCGAGCTTCAACAATCCTCATGCAAGCAGCTCCTCCTGTGCCAATCCACTTGGAGGACGTTACACTTGCAAAGCCTCTGCAGATGAGGAGGCCTGCTGAGAAAACTATTGCTAAGCACACTGTCCCTCTTGCTCCAAGGCCTTACATGGGTTCTGCTGTTCTAGCAGCAGTGCCTGTATCAATTTCACCCAGTAATCCTGAAATGAGAACTTTGGCCAAGCAGGATACTGAACCTGTGATCCCTCAATCAGTTGCTGCCGTGCCAATTAAATCCGCTCGTCCTGTATTGGTACCATGCAAACAAGTGGATAATCAAAATGAACTTGCTGGAAAGAAGTCTGTCAATGAGTTTCAGAAAGATTTGGAGTCTTCAAATGAAACGGAGTCATCAG TGATAGGTGAAAAAACAAACACTGCTCTTGTGGATGTAGTAGTCAAGGATTCTCCAG AGGGAAGGCAACTGCTTAATGTTCAAGTAATGGATGTGGTTAAGGAAACTTCTG GCCAAACTCAGAATGTTGATGCAACAATTACTGATGAGATCAAGATAACATCAG GCGTCGGAGATCAACCAAATTCTGCAAATAGTGAGCAGCAGAGTTCTAAGGAGCCATCAG ATATTACGGAACAATCTGAGCGGATGAAGACAGAGACCAGTGTCCTGAAAGGAGTTGATGGCTTAAAGTCAGGCGCCTCAG ATGGTGTTCACCCTGCGCATGATGAACATGAAATGAAGGTTGACAGCAAATGA
- the LOC120681606 gene encoding uncharacterized protein LOC120681606 isoform X2 codes for MASEGDKDAPSEALSMEQSSTTGAKRKRGRPRKYEYPVYDVPQKAQPIQGAPPLRCTQDGLSIRQDGLQASHTSGGSAHGNRSGRPRNSANTVNNSDNQSSYHNNAPLQRNSGKDDVLGKHFVGKLTKKIPGFALITVKVKDNQVLKGWVPDENNLRPITHKDDLAPELPMLRPSQVRKRASTILMQAAPPVPIHLEDVTLAKPLQMRRPAEKTIAKHTVPLAPRPYMGSAVLAAVPVSISPSNPEMRTLAKQDTEPVIPQSVAAVPIKSARPVLVPCKQVDNQNELAGKKSVNEFQKDLESSNETESSEGRQLLNVQVMDVVKETSGQTQNVDATITDEIKITSGVGDQPNSANSEQQSSKEPSDITEQSERMKTETSVLKGVDGLKSGASDGVHPAHDEHEMKVDSK; via the exons ATGGCATCAGAAGGGGATAAAGATGCACCTAGTGAAGCTCTGTCCATGGAGCAGTCATCAACTACTGGTGCAAAGCGCAAGCGGGGTCGCCCAAGGAAGTACGAGTACCCAGTATATGATGTACCACAAAAGGCACAACCCATTCAGGGTGCCCCACCTCTTCGCTGCACACAAGATGGCTTGAGTATTCGACAGGATGGGCTGCAGGCCAGCCATACATCAGGTGGCAGTGCTCATGGTAATCGGTCTGGTCGACCTAGGAATTCTGCTAACACGGTGAATAATTCTGACAACCAATCATCCTATCATAACAATGCTCCTCTGCAACGTAATTCAGGAAAGGATGACGTTCTTGGCAAGCATTTTGTTGGCAAGCTGACAAAGAAAATTCCTGGATTTGCCCTCATTACGGTAAAAGTGAAGGACAATCAGGTGCTCAAAGGTTGGGTTCCAGATGAAAATAATCTCCGTCCAATAACTCATAAGGATGACCTTGCCCCAGAGCTCCCCATGCTTCGACCAAGCCAAGTTCGAAAGCGAGCTTCAACAATCCTCATGCAAGCAGCTCCTCCTGTGCCAATCCACTTGGAGGACGTTACACTTGCAAAGCCTCTGCAGATGAGGAGGCCTGCTGAGAAAACTATTGCTAAGCACACTGTCCCTCTTGCTCCAAGGCCTTACATGGGTTCTGCTGTTCTAGCAGCAGTGCCTGTATCAATTTCACCCAGTAATCCTGAAATGAGAACTTTGGCCAAGCAGGATACTGAACCTGTGATCCCTCAATCAGTTGCTGCCGTGCCAATTAAATCCGCTCGTCCTGTATTGGTACCATGCAAACAAGTGGATAATCAAAATGAACTTGCTGGAAAGAAGTCTGTCAATGAGTTTCAGAAAGATTTGGAGTCTTCAAATGAAACGGAGTCATCAG AGGGAAGGCAACTGCTTAATGTTCAAGTAATGGATGTGGTTAAGGAAACTTCTG GCCAAACTCAGAATGTTGATGCAACAATTACTGATGAGATCAAGATAACATCAG GCGTCGGAGATCAACCAAATTCTGCAAATAGTGAGCAGCAGAGTTCTAAGGAGCCATCAG ATATTACGGAACAATCTGAGCGGATGAAGACAGAGACCAGTGTCCTGAAAGGAGTTGATGGCTTAAAGTCAGGCGCCTCAG ATGGTGTTCACCCTGCGCATGATGAACATGAAATGAAGGTTGACAGCAAATGA
- the LOC120681606 gene encoding uncharacterized protein LOC120681606 isoform X1 gives MASEGDKDAPSEALSMEQSSTTGAKRKRGRPRKYEYPVYDVPQKAQPIQGAPPLRCTQDGLSIRQDGLQASHTSGGSAHGNRSGRPRNSANTVNNSDNQSSYHNNAPLQRNSGKDDVLGKHFVGKLTKKIPGFALITVKVKDNQVLKGWVPDENNLRPITHKDDLAPELPMLRPSQVRKRASTILMQAAPPVPIHLEDVTLAKPLQMRRPAEKTIAKHTVPLAPRPYMGSAVLAAVPVSISPSNPEMRTLAKQDTEPVIPQSVAAVPIKSARPVLVPCKQVDNQNELAGKKSVNEFQKDLESSNETESSVIGEKTNTALVDVVVKDSPEGRQLLNVQVMDVVKETSGQTQNVDATITDEIKITSGVGDQPNSANSEQQSSKEPSDITEQSERMKTETSVLKGVDGLKSGASDGVHPAHDEHEMKVDSK, from the exons ATGGCATCAGAAGGGGATAAAGATGCACCTAGTGAAGCTCTGTCCATGGAGCAGTCATCAACTACTGGTGCAAAGCGCAAGCGGGGTCGCCCAAGGAAGTACGAGTACCCAGTATATGATGTACCACAAAAGGCACAACCCATTCAGGGTGCCCCACCTCTTCGCTGCACACAAGATGGCTTGAGTATTCGACAGGATGGGCTGCAGGCCAGCCATACATCAGGTGGCAGTGCTCATGGTAATCGGTCTGGTCGACCTAGGAATTCTGCTAACACGGTGAATAATTCTGACAACCAATCATCCTATCATAACAATGCTCCTCTGCAACGTAATTCAGGAAAGGATGACGTTCTTGGCAAGCATTTTGTTGGCAAGCTGACAAAGAAAATTCCTGGATTTGCCCTCATTACGGTAAAAGTGAAGGACAATCAGGTGCTCAAAGGTTGGGTTCCAGATGAAAATAATCTCCGTCCAATAACTCATAAGGATGACCTTGCCCCAGAGCTCCCCATGCTTCGACCAAGCCAAGTTCGAAAGCGAGCTTCAACAATCCTCATGCAAGCAGCTCCTCCTGTGCCAATCCACTTGGAGGACGTTACACTTGCAAAGCCTCTGCAGATGAGGAGGCCTGCTGAGAAAACTATTGCTAAGCACACTGTCCCTCTTGCTCCAAGGCCTTACATGGGTTCTGCTGTTCTAGCAGCAGTGCCTGTATCAATTTCACCCAGTAATCCTGAAATGAGAACTTTGGCCAAGCAGGATACTGAACCTGTGATCCCTCAATCAGTTGCTGCCGTGCCAATTAAATCCGCTCGTCCTGTATTGGTACCATGCAAACAAGTGGATAATCAAAATGAACTTGCTGGAAAGAAGTCTGTCAATGAGTTTCAGAAAGATTTGGAGTCTTCAAATGAAACGGAGTCATCAG TGATAGGTGAAAAAACAAACACTGCTCTTGTGGATGTAGTAGTCAAGGATTCTCCAG AGGGAAGGCAACTGCTTAATGTTCAAGTAATGGATGTGGTTAAGGAAACTTCTG GCCAAACTCAGAATGTTGATGCAACAATTACTGATGAGATCAAGATAACATCAG GCGTCGGAGATCAACCAAATTCTGCAAATAGTGAGCAGCAGAGTTCTAAGGAGCCATCAG ATATTACGGAACAATCTGAGCGGATGAAGACAGAGACCAGTGTCCTGAAAGGAGTTGATGGCTTAAAGTCAGGCGCCTCAG ATGGTGTTCACCCTGCGCATGATGAACATGAAATGAAGGTTGACAGCAAATGA
- the LOC120681606 gene encoding uncharacterized protein LOC120681606 isoform X5, whose product MASEGDKDAPSEALSMEQSSTTGAKRKRGRPRKYEYPVYDVPQKAQPIQGAPPLRCTQDGLSIRQDGLQASHTSGGSAHGKDDVLGKHFVGKLTKKIPGFALITVKVKDNQVLKGWVPDENNLRPITHKDDLAPELPMLRPSQVRKRASTILMQAAPPVPIHLEDVTLAKPLQMRRPAEKTIAKHTVPLAPRPYMGSAVLAAVPVSISPSNPEMRTLAKQDTEPVIPQSVAAVPIKSARPVLVPCKQVDNQNELAGKKSVNEFQKDLESSNETESSEGRQLLNVQVMDVVKETSGQTQNVDATITDEIKITSGVGDQPNSANSEQQSSKEPSDITEQSERMKTETSVLKGVDGLKSGASDGVHPAHDEHEMKVDSK is encoded by the exons ATGGCATCAGAAGGGGATAAAGATGCACCTAGTGAAGCTCTGTCCATGGAGCAGTCATCAACTACTGGTGCAAAGCGCAAGCGGGGTCGCCCAAGGAAGTACGAGTACCCAGTATATGATGTACCACAAAAGGCACAACCCATTCAGGGTGCCCCACCTCTTCGCTGCACACAAGATGGCTTGAGTATTCGACAGGATGGGCTGCAGGCCAGCCATACATCAGGTGGCAGTGCTCATG GAAAGGATGACGTTCTTGGCAAGCATTTTGTTGGCAAGCTGACAAAGAAAATTCCTGGATTTGCCCTCATTACGGTAAAAGTGAAGGACAATCAGGTGCTCAAAGGTTGGGTTCCAGATGAAAATAATCTCCGTCCAATAACTCATAAGGATGACCTTGCCCCAGAGCTCCCCATGCTTCGACCAAGCCAAGTTCGAAAGCGAGCTTCAACAATCCTCATGCAAGCAGCTCCTCCTGTGCCAATCCACTTGGAGGACGTTACACTTGCAAAGCCTCTGCAGATGAGGAGGCCTGCTGAGAAAACTATTGCTAAGCACACTGTCCCTCTTGCTCCAAGGCCTTACATGGGTTCTGCTGTTCTAGCAGCAGTGCCTGTATCAATTTCACCCAGTAATCCTGAAATGAGAACTTTGGCCAAGCAGGATACTGAACCTGTGATCCCTCAATCAGTTGCTGCCGTGCCAATTAAATCCGCTCGTCCTGTATTGGTACCATGCAAACAAGTGGATAATCAAAATGAACTTGCTGGAAAGAAGTCTGTCAATGAGTTTCAGAAAGATTTGGAGTCTTCAAATGAAACGGAGTCATCAG AGGGAAGGCAACTGCTTAATGTTCAAGTAATGGATGTGGTTAAGGAAACTTCTG GCCAAACTCAGAATGTTGATGCAACAATTACTGATGAGATCAAGATAACATCAG GCGTCGGAGATCAACCAAATTCTGCAAATAGTGAGCAGCAGAGTTCTAAGGAGCCATCAG ATATTACGGAACAATCTGAGCGGATGAAGACAGAGACCAGTGTCCTGAAAGGAGTTGATGGCTTAAAGTCAGGCGCCTCAG ATGGTGTTCACCCTGCGCATGATGAACATGAAATGAAGGTTGACAGCAAATGA
- the LOC120683966 gene encoding uncharacterized protein LOC120683966, with amino-acid sequence MQYELLHIFNICMSGAQQQAAICQSDRPRAWVEASRRCSAGMPVEWRSPWGRKRHMECDCANKLAVYNDGYLDGGKKSHAFIACRGCQALACYKHLSLVAVLSSCHSLGGGDMMLGARLLLQHQL; translated from the exons ATGCAATATGAACTTTTACATATATTTAATATTTGCATGTCAGGGGCTCAGCAACAAGCAGCAATCTGCCAATCTGACAG ACCGAGAGCATGGGTGGAGGCCTCCAGGAGATGCAGTGCTGGCATGCCCGTGGAGTGGAGGTCGCCGTGGGGACGCAAACGCCATATGGAAT GCGATTGTGCCAACAAGCTTGCAGTTTATAATGATGGATATTTGGATGGTGGCAAAAAATCTCATGCTTTCATTGCTTGCAGAGGATGTCAAGCACTTGCATGCTACAA GCATTTGTCCCTGGTAGCCGTGCTGTCATCCTGTCACAGTTTGGGTGGTGGTGATATGATG CTAGGAGCAAGGTTGCTTCTGCAACATCAGCTATGA